One Microplitis mediator isolate UGA2020A chromosome 3, iyMicMedi2.1, whole genome shotgun sequence DNA segment encodes these proteins:
- the LOC130665940 gene encoding uncharacterized protein LOC130665940, with protein MADEVIDNVARGANAMELDEGQLARMRVPELRMELRQRHLRTIGRKRELWERLQAALSVERERVQDEEEEDEADGNVDDDEDEEENKDENVEIVPTRNDYRNQLQVPEHNDEAGAQGSPVIRRPRGSQHVLLTFKDVEGTLKKFSGDDHTDVRRWLQKFEEMAELCKWSDVRKVAYGKRLLEGSANLFVENENCSRTWTKLKKALKEEFEKTVESIQVHRKLVKRKKKSDETLQTYAYKMLQIASQVNLEVSVVIKYIIEGIPDEAVNKSILYGAQTIQELKERFSRYESMKQEAAKTKTKAVERSDKSGKADDSNKKKNSEVKSTAVAVKRCYNCGSDKHVSSACPDSQKGKKCFKCNGFEHIAAGCPDNNKPKDVYVISRPKKEKYQEIVSINDYKTLALVDTGSDLTSICKSEYERLGAPTLRETQVCFEGLASGMNATMGEFTTSMTVENDVYIVTYHVVPDAILNHPILLGTDFLDQVELRVRHGDVTFLKIDNGDHVNVDESGESYIHQINVIDKADELDLSHITEEYYREEILKITTNYKLDKTEDIGIKAKIMLRSDEPIVSRPRRLPPSERREVSDIVNMGMEEGIIRPSNSEYASPIVLVRKKDGSARLCVDCRKLNRIILRQLSPLPLIEDQLDALEEGIYFTAVDLKNGFFHIDVAEECQKFTAFVTLDGQLGFGNFRSDCLSLLPFFNNS; from the coding sequence ATGGCTGATGAAGTTATTGACAATGTTGCGCGAGGTGCAAACGCGATGGAGTTGGACGAGGGCCAACTCGCGCGGATGAGGGTTCCTGAGCTCAGGATGGAGCTCAGACAGAGGCACCTGCGAACCATTGGTCGTAAGCGTGAGCTATGGGAACGTCTGCAAGCTGCACTTTCGGTCGAACGAGAACGAGTTCAagacgaagaagaagaagacgaaGCAGATGGCAACGTCGACGAcgatgaagatgaagaagaaaataaagatGAAAACGTCGAGATTGTTCCCACGCGGAACGATTACCGGAACCAACTCCAGGTTCCAGAACACAATGATGAAGCTGGCGCCCAAGGATCACCGGTCATTCGCCGGCCCCGAGGAAGTCAGCACGTGCTGTTAACGTTCAAGGACGTTGAAGGTACGCTGAAAAAGTTCAGTGGCGATGATCACACTGATGTACGACGATGGCTCCAAAAGTTCGAAGAGATGGCGGAACTGTGCAAATGGAGTGACGTTCGAAAGGTGGCTTATGGCAAGCGACTGTTAGAAGGTTCCGCGAATTTATTCGTGGAAAACGAGAATTGTAGCAGAACATGGACGAAGTTGAAGAAGGCGCTGAAGGAAGAGTTTGAGAAAACCGTAGAAAGTATACAAGTGCACCGGAAACTCGTGAAACGGAAGAAGAAATCTGACGAGACGCTACAGACCTATGCGTATAAGATGCTGCAGATCGCATCCCAAGTCAATCTTGAAGTGAGTGTAGTTATCAAGTATATAATCGAAGGTATTCCCGATGAAGCTGTAAACAAGTCAATCTTGTACGGAGCTCAGACGATTCAGGAACTGAAAGAACGATTCAGTCGGTATGAAAGCATGAAACAGGAAGCTGCAAAGACGAAGACCAAAGCAGTGGAGCGGAGTGACAAATCTGGAAAAGCTGACGACAGTAACAAGAAGAAAAATAGTGAAGTGAAATCAACCGCGGTAGCAGTGAAGCGTTGCTATAATTGCGGGAGTGATAAGCACGTAAGTTCCGCGTGTCCCGATTCGCAAAAGGGTAAAAAGTGTTTTAAGTGCAATGGTTTTGAGCACATCGCAGCGGGGTGTCCAGACAATAATAAGCCGAAAGATGTGTATGTGATATCGCGgccaaagaaagaaaaatatcaGGAAATTGTTTCAATTAATGATTATAAGACTCTAGCATTAGTTGACACAGGTAGTGACCTAACTTCAATTTGTAAGAGTGAGTACGAGAGGTTGGGGGCACCGACCCTCAGAGAAACGCAGGTATGTTTCGAAGGTTTGGCGTCTGGTATGAATGCAACTATGGGTGAGTTTACCACCAGCATGACTGTAGAAAATGATGTATACATTGTTACTTATCATGTCGTACCCGATGCTATATTAAACCATCCTATTCTCCTGGGTACTGATTTTCTAGATCAAGTTGAACTCCGCGTCCGGCATGGAGACGTTACATTTTTAAAGATTGATAATGGCGATCATGTTAACGTAGATGAATCGGGAGAATCTTACATTCACCAAATTAATGTTATTGATAAAGCCGACGAACTAGATTTGTCTCACATTACCGAAGAATATTATCGGGAAGAGATCCTTAAGATAACAACAAATTATAAACTAGATAAAACGGAAGATATCGGaataaaagcaaaaataatGTTAAGATCTGATGAGCCAATTGTTTCGCGACCACGGCGGTTGCCTCCGTCGGAACGTCGGGAAGTTAGCGATATCGTAAATATGGGGATGGAGGAAGGCATTATCCGTCCTTCGAATTCAGAGTACGCGAGTCCAATCGTTCTTGTACGGAAGAAAGACGGGTCAGCCCGGCTTTGCGTGGATTGTCggaaattaaatagaattattttgagACAGCTATCACCTTTGCCTTTGATTGAAGATCAGCTAGACGCGTTAGAAGAAGGAATATATTTTACAGCCGTTGATCTAAAGAACGGGTTTTTTCACATCGATGTCGCGGAagaatgtcaaaaatttacagcTTTTGTAACGCTCGACGGACAGTTAGGTTTCGGAAACTTCCGTTCGGATTGTCTATCTCTCCTACCGTTTTTCAACAATTCATAA